The following DNA comes from Arcobacter cloacae.
GTCTTCAGGTTTTATTTTAATGTGTCTATGTTCATGTATAGCCATTCTATATAAAGCTGACATTGATTCACCTTGTGAACCAGTTGTAACTATTAAAACTTCTTTATCATTATATTTGTTTACTTCATGTGCTTCAATAAATTGGTCTTTAGGAAATTTGATATACCCAAGACTCATTGCAATGTCAAGGTTTTTTTCCATAGAACGACCAATAACACAGATTTTTCTACCATAATAAAGTGCTTTTTCAATTGCTTGTGCAACTCTGTGAATATTAGAAGAAAAAGTTGACATAATAACTCTTCCTTTTGCATTTTGGAATATTCTATCAAAAGTTGGACCTACAGTTTTTTCAGTTCTTGTAAAACCAGGAGCATGCGAATTTGTAGAATCTGATGTTAAAACCAAAACACCCTCTTCTCCATAATGAGCAAGTCTATGTAAATCTGTTGGGAATCCATCAATTGGCGTATGGTCAATTTTAAAATCACCTGTATGAATCCAAGTTCCAGCTTCTGTTTTAACAGCAATACAAGATGAATCAATAATTGAGTGAGTAACATGCATCCATTCAACTTCAAATCCACCTATTTTTATAGGAGTTCTTTTTTGAATAGCTCTAAAGTAAGCTCTATGTTCTCTCATTTTATGTTCATCAAATTTAGACCCTATCATTTCAAGTGGTAATGATGTTCCATAAACTGGGAATTGCATCTCTTTAAATAAGTATGGCATAGCACCAATGTGATCCTCATGACCATGAGTAATAATAATACCAATAATCTTATCTTTTATCTCTCTTATATAGCTAAAATCAGGAATTAAAATGTCAACACCATGCATTTCTCCATCTGGAAAACTCATACCAACATCAATGATTAAAGCTTCAGTTTCAGTTTCAACAACCATCATGTTTCCACCAATCTCATTTAATCCACCAAGGGGAGTAATTCTAAGTTTAGCAGTAGTATTAAGATTTAATTTATAGTGTGGATTTAGTCTATCTCTATGTATCTTTTCATTTATTAAATAAGCTTTTTTTAAATCACTTATCCAACCTTCACCTTTTGCTTGATTTAACGTAGGATCTTTTGGAATTTTAGGTTTAGGTTTTCTTTTTTTGAAAGGAGGTTTTTTTGTTTCCCCTGATTCTGTATTTTGATTTTCATCATTTTGATTAGTAACTTGAGTTA
Coding sequences within:
- a CDS encoding ribonuclease J, coding for MEEIKNEEKIVVNSEITQVTNQNDENQNTESGETKKPPFKKRKPKPKIPKDPTLNQAKGEGWISDLKKAYLINEKIHRDRLNPHYKLNLNTTAKLRITPLGGLNEIGGNMMVVETETEALIIDVGMSFPDGEMHGVDILIPDFSYIREIKDKIIGIIITHGHEDHIGAMPYLFKEMQFPVYGTSLPLEMIGSKFDEHKMREHRAYFRAIQKRTPIKIGGFEVEWMHVTHSIIDSSCIAVKTEAGTWIHTGDFKIDHTPIDGFPTDLHRLAHYGEEGVLVLTSDSTNSHAPGFTRTEKTVGPTFDRIFQNAKGRVIMSTFSSNIHRVAQAIEKALYYGRKICVIGRSMEKNLDIAMSLGYIKFPKDQFIEAHEVNKYNDKEVLIVTTGSQGESMSALYRMAIHEHRHIKIKPEDQIILSAKAIPGNEASVSEIINHLLKAGAKVAYQDYPDIHVSGHAAQEEQKLMLRLVKPKFFLPVHGEYNHALKHGQTGIDCGVLERNVYIMSDGEQIEISPKYLKKVKTVKTGKVYIDNQLNHKIADDIIIDRQTMAKEGIVMIVAQINENDRTLAQRPKVTSFGLVSDKQDKYFSKEIEDLLAIFLENIKPGILKNNRILEDELRKVVRKHCTRKYKKYPMIVPTIFVQ